The Alkalihalobacillus sp. TS-13 genomic interval TTGATTTTGACGATGTACAAGCATGATGAGTACTTCATGTCTGCTTTAAAAGCGGGTGCAGATGGATATATCCTGAAAGATGCGCCTTCTGAAGAGGTCATTGAAGCGATTCATTCGGTAGCTGAAGGGAATTCGATATTACACCCTAGTATGGCTAAAAAACTAGTGGATTATCATCAAAAGAAAAATCAGACTCGACCAAACGGTAAAGATTTGACTGATCGAGAGAAAGATGTGTTGATCTGCCTTGTGGAAGGGTTGAGTAATAAAGATATCGCAGAACGCCTGTACATCAGTGATAAGACGGTTAAAATCCATGTCAGCAATATCTTGAAGAAGCTTGAAGTGAAAAGCCGATCCCAGGCGATCATCTATGCTGTACAAAATCAAATCGTACCATTGCCATAAAACTAAATGATCGATCAGATGGACCTGAATAGAGACGGAAATTCTCTATTCAGGTTTTTTGCATTTGGCATTGTTAATGAATGATGTTGATTTCTTCGAAATTCACTCCCTTTCCTCGGGCAAAAGAAAAGCGGAAGCGACCCGGTTAGGCACGTAGGTCACTGGAAAACGGAGTGGGCTAACTCATAAGGATGTCAATCAATGTGTTGCCGCCGCAGGAAGTTTGAAGTGATCCAAGTGACTGTTCGGTGAGCTAGACATCACTTCCCGGCATTAACCTACTTCCGCAAGCCTCCTCACGAACTGAACAGTTCGTTACGGGGTCTCACCTGGCTCGCTGTTTCCGCAGAAGTGTCGTGAATTTCGGTAAAAAATCAACAGCGAAGATTAACAAAGCCTTCTAATAAGGAATGATCATTAATTTCACTAAAATCAACAATGTAGACTAACAAAACTTTGCATTTAAAGAAAGCATGTGGTTTTCGGTTGAGCGAAAAACCCTCGTTAAACGGATAACTGGATAAAGATCGTCTAATTACCTTTGAACGCGAAAAGTAATTCGG includes:
- a CDS encoding response regulator transcription factor codes for the protein MIKVLLIDDHAILRDGLKNIIAIEEDIAVVGELTSGEEFLETIETTEPDVILMDINLPDKNGIELTSLVKRTFPKCKVLILTMYKHDEYFMSALKAGADGYILKDAPSEEVIEAIHSVAEGNSILHPSMAKKLVDYHQKKNQTRPNGKDLTDREKDVLICLVEGLSNKDIAERLYISDKTVKIHVSNILKKLEVKSRSQAIIYAVQNQIVPLP